One genomic region from uncultured Cohaesibacter sp. encodes:
- a CDS encoding aspartate aminotransferase family protein has protein sequence MTFMANLPPTQELQQKDAAHHLHPFTDTKELNEKGARIITRAEGVYLYDSEGNRMLDGMAGLWCVNVGYGRKEIQEAAMRQMEQLPYYNTFFMTSHPPVVALSEKLASLAPPHINHVFYGNSGSESNDTVVRMVRHYWASMGKPDKKVIIARKNAYHGSTVAAASLGGMKGMHAQGGLPIPDITHIDQPYWYGEGGDMDPADFGLMRARALEEEIDRIGEGKVAAFIAEPIQGAGGVVIPPDSYWPEIQRICDERDILLIADEVICGFGRTGNWFGSDTYQIKPDLMTIAKGLSSGYLPIAGVLVSDRVAEGFIAHGGEFAHGYTYSGHPVACAAALTNLEIMEREHIVEGVRDRAAPYLAEKWAALGDHPLIGEARSKGLVAALELTPDKTARAPFAAGKGTVGLICREHCFNNGLVMRHVGDTMIIAPPLVISNSEIDELVSKAAKCLDLTLADIKARDLYK, from the coding sequence ATGACTTTCATGGCCAACCTGCCACCGACCCAAGAGCTGCAACAAAAGGATGCCGCCCATCATCTGCATCCTTTTACAGATACTAAGGAGCTCAACGAAAAAGGCGCGCGCATCATCACCCGTGCCGAGGGCGTGTATCTTTATGACAGTGAAGGCAACCGGATGCTGGATGGCATGGCCGGGCTCTGGTGTGTCAATGTCGGCTATGGGCGCAAGGAAATTCAGGAAGCTGCGATGCGGCAGATGGAGCAGCTGCCCTATTACAACACCTTTTTCATGACCTCCCACCCGCCAGTGGTGGCCCTTTCGGAAAAGCTTGCCTCGTTGGCACCACCTCATATCAATCATGTCTTCTATGGCAATTCCGGCTCGGAATCCAACGACACGGTGGTGCGCATGGTGCGCCATTATTGGGCAAGCATGGGCAAGCCTGACAAGAAGGTCATCATCGCTCGCAAGAATGCCTATCATGGCTCTACGGTGGCCGCGGCCTCTCTGGGCGGCATGAAGGGCATGCATGCGCAGGGCGGATTGCCCATTCCCGATATCACCCATATCGACCAGCCCTACTGGTATGGCGAAGGTGGGGACATGGATCCGGCAGACTTCGGCCTGATGCGCGCCCGGGCACTTGAGGAAGAAATTGACCGGATCGGCGAAGGCAAGGTTGCCGCCTTTATTGCCGAGCCCATTCAGGGGGCTGGAGGCGTTGTCATTCCACCGGACAGCTATTGGCCGGAAATCCAGCGTATTTGCGATGAACGCGACATTCTGCTGATTGCCGATGAAGTGATCTGCGGCTTCGGGCGTACGGGCAACTGGTTTGGATCGGACACCTACCAGATCAAACCCGACCTGATGACCATCGCCAAGGGGCTCTCCTCTGGCTATCTGCCGATAGCAGGTGTGCTGGTCTCCGATCGTGTGGCCGAAGGCTTCATCGCTCATGGGGGCGAGTTTGCCCATGGCTACACCTATTCAGGCCATCCGGTGGCCTGCGCAGCAGCCTTGACGAATCTCGAAATCATGGAGCGCGAGCATATCGTTGAAGGCGTGCGCGACCGGGCAGCACCTTATCTGGCAGAGAAATGGGCCGCACTGGGCGATCATCCACTGATCGGGGAAGCCCGCTCCAAGGGGCTCGTTGCCGCGCTTGAGCTAACGCCAGACAAAACTGCCCGCGCGCCTTTTGCCGCTGGCAAGGGAACCGTCGGTCTCATTTGCCGTGAACATTGCTTCAATAACGGGCTGGTGATGCGCCATGTGGGCGATACGATGATTATCGCGCCGCCACTGGTCATCTCCAACAGCGAAATTGATGAGCTGGTCAGCAAAGCCGCCAAATGTCTTGATCTGACGCTGGCCGACATCAAGGCCCGCGATCTTTATAAATAA
- a CDS encoding glutamine synthetase family protein has protein sequence MTSSEDKTPKAPIPTPSDNSSLGDGIPLPQKAEEVREWMRSRHIDEVECVVPDIVGIARGKAMPASKFSGLNPTYLPTSIFFQTITGAYIEMEDRQDFMMERDIQLVPDLSTVRSVPWANDPTVQVIHDLYTLEGEPVELAPRNVLRRVIGGFEAMGWNAVVAPELEFYLTKRNSDPDYPLEPPIGRSGRQSVGRQAYSIAAVDEYDRIIEDIYDFAEAQGLEIDTVIQEGGAGQLEINLIHGNPLDLADQIFVFKRLIREAAFRHDCYATFMAKPMDNEPGSAMHIHQSVVDAKTGANVFSDDDGEPSELFYHFLGGQQTYLPDVMSILAPYVNSYRRLLAGDSAPINLEWSIDNRSVGLRIPNSSPKNRRIENRLVGADTNPYLAIAASLACGLLGIINKDKPKPQLQHHAHHMPFSLPRSVHHSLGRLEKNEQLHDLLGPDFVTIYSQIKLHESEEFNQVISPWEREHLLLTV, from the coding sequence ATGACCAGCTCAGAAGACAAGACACCCAAAGCGCCTATCCCTACCCCGTCCGACAATAGCAGTCTGGGAGACGGCATTCCCTTGCCGCAAAAGGCAGAAGAAGTGCGCGAATGGATGCGCTCTCGCCATATTGATGAAGTAGAGTGCGTCGTGCCCGACATCGTGGGCATCGCGCGCGGTAAGGCCATGCCAGCCTCGAAATTTTCAGGTCTCAATCCGACCTATCTACCGACATCCATTTTCTTCCAGACCATCACCGGCGCCTATATCGAAATGGAAGACCGGCAGGATTTCATGATGGAACGGGACATCCAGCTGGTGCCGGATCTCTCCACAGTGCGCTCAGTGCCCTGGGCCAATGACCCGACAGTGCAGGTCATCCACGATCTGTACACGCTGGAAGGCGAGCCGGTGGAGCTGGCCCCGCGCAACGTTTTGCGCCGTGTGATCGGGGGCTTTGAGGCCATGGGCTGGAATGCGGTTGTTGCACCGGAGCTGGAATTCTATCTGACCAAGCGCAATTCCGACCCTGATTATCCGCTTGAGCCCCCCATCGGGCGCTCCGGACGGCAATCTGTTGGGCGGCAGGCCTATTCCATTGCTGCGGTAGACGAATATGACCGCATTATAGAGGATATCTATGATTTCGCTGAAGCGCAGGGTCTGGAGATCGACACGGTCATTCAGGAAGGCGGCGCAGGACAGCTTGAGATCAACCTCATTCACGGCAATCCGCTTGATCTTGCTGACCAGATTTTCGTCTTCAAACGCCTTATACGTGAAGCGGCCTTCCGGCATGATTGTTATGCCACCTTCATGGCCAAGCCGATGGATAACGAGCCGGGCAGCGCCATGCATATCCATCAGAGCGTGGTGGACGCCAAGACCGGCGCCAATGTCTTCTCCGATGATGATGGCGAGCCGAGCGAGCTGTTTTACCACTTTCTCGGAGGCCAGCAGACATATCTGCCGGACGTGATGAGCATCCTTGCGCCATATGTGAACAGTTACCGCCGTTTGCTGGCGGGCGATTCGGCGCCCATCAATCTGGAATGGTCCATTGACAACCGCTCCGTTGGCTTGCGCATTCCCAACTCTTCGCCCAAGAACCGGCGCATCGAAAACCGCCTTGTTGGCGCGGATACGAACCCGTATCTGGCGATTGCCGCCAGCCTTGCCTGCGGCCTTCTGGGCATCATCAACAAGGACAAGCCCAAGCCGCAATTGCAGCATCATGCCCATCACATGCCCTTCTCGCTGCCGCGCTCAGTGCATCATTCGCTTGGGCGGCTGGAGAAGAACGAGCAGCTGCATGATCTTTTGGGGCCGGATTTCGTCACCATCTACAGCCAGATCAAGCTGCATGAATCGGAAGAATTCAATCAGGTCATCAGCCCATGGGAGCGCGAGCACTTGCTGCTGACTGTCTAA
- a CDS encoding GntR family transcriptional regulator — MTDKHQYKGAMTKDEIAITDKTIERADGQDAKPLTAHERIYQALRERLLFGGFRPGKAVTLRGLADNLQVSPMPVREAVRRLTAEGALESHGNRRVSIPDMTEKKYHEINLTRSLLEPELAEMALPNVTAADIQRLITIDDAIDACLENGDVEGYMRGNHAFHFALYEMAQSDVIIKLVENVWMQFGPFMRLVYGRHGTANLIDQHKQAIEALQQGDSAALRTAISEDVHQGTLLLSDDL; from the coding sequence ATGACCGACAAGCACCAGTATAAAGGAGCCATGACCAAGGACGAGATCGCAATAACCGACAAAACAATCGAAAGAGCGGATGGACAAGATGCCAAACCGTTGACCGCGCACGAGCGGATCTATCAGGCCTTGCGCGAACGCCTGCTATTTGGTGGCTTTCGACCCGGCAAGGCCGTCACTCTGCGTGGCCTTGCAGATAATTTGCAAGTATCTCCCATGCCTGTGCGGGAAGCAGTGCGCCGCCTGACAGCGGAAGGGGCCCTTGAAAGTCACGGCAATCGGCGTGTTTCCATTCCCGATATGACCGAGAAGAAATATCACGAGATCAATCTTACGCGATCCCTGCTAGAGCCTGAACTGGCAGAGATGGCCCTCCCCAATGTGACAGCGGCCGATATCCAACGTTTGATCACCATTGATGACGCGATCGACGCCTGTCTGGAAAATGGCGATGTCGAAGGCTATATGCGGGGCAATCACGCTTTTCACTTTGCCCTTTACGAAATGGCCCAGTCCGACGTCATCATCAAACTGGTGGAAAATGTCTGGATGCAATTTGGTCCCTTCATGCGCCTTGTTTACGGACGACACGGCACGGCAAACCTGATTGATCAACACAAACAGGCTATTGAAGCCCTGCAACAGGGCGATAGCGCAGCCTTGCGCACGGCCATCTCGGAAGATGTGCATCAGGGCACCTTGCTGCTGAGCGACGATCTTTAA
- a CDS encoding polyamine ABC transporter substrate-binding protein — protein sequence MADKAGKLFSKTALAVAALLTATGTGIAADKELHIFNWSDYIDESIISDFEAETGIKVTYDVFDSNEVLETKLLAGSTGYDIVVPTGTFLQRQIQAGVFQKLDKSKLPNLKNMWDAVSERTAAYDPGNDYSINYMWGTTGVGFNVAAAKERMGDMPLNTWDMVFKPEVAAKFADCGIYILDAPTEVIPLTLMYMGKDPNSHDKDDIAAAEELLLSIRPYVQKFHSSEYINALANGDICLAIGWSGDVFQARDRAAEADNGVEVNYIIPKEGAQMWFDQMAIPADAANVEEAHTFLNYIMRPDVIAKASNYVYYANGNKASQELLEEDVIGDPAVYPDEETTAKLFVHMPYPPKIQRVVTRAWTKVKSGQ from the coding sequence ATGGCAGACAAAGCAGGCAAGCTTTTCTCCAAAACCGCACTCGCTGTAGCGGCGCTGCTTACCGCAACAGGCACAGGGATCGCGGCGGACAAAGAACTCCATATTTTCAACTGGTCGGATTATATCGACGAATCCATTATTAGCGATTTTGAAGCGGAAACCGGAATCAAGGTCACCTATGACGTATTTGATTCCAACGAGGTGCTCGAAACCAAATTGCTGGCAGGCTCCACCGGCTATGATATTGTCGTTCCGACCGGCACATTCCTTCAGCGCCAGATTCAGGCAGGCGTCTTCCAGAAGCTGGACAAATCCAAGCTGCCCAATCTGAAGAATATGTGGGACGCGGTCTCCGAACGCACCGCAGCCTATGATCCGGGCAATGACTATTCCATCAACTATATGTGGGGCACCACCGGCGTTGGCTTCAACGTAGCCGCTGCCAAGGAACGCATGGGCGATATGCCGCTCAACACATGGGACATGGTCTTCAAACCGGAAGTCGCGGCCAAATTCGCCGATTGCGGCATTTATATTCTGGATGCGCCTACCGAAGTCATTCCGCTGACCCTCATGTATATGGGGAAAGATCCCAACAGCCATGACAAGGACGATATCGCCGCCGCCGAAGAACTGCTGCTTTCCATTCGCCCTTATGTTCAGAAATTCCATTCCTCTGAATATATCAACGCACTGGCCAATGGTGACATCTGTCTGGCTATCGGATGGTCTGGCGATGTCTTCCAGGCCCGTGACCGGGCGGCAGAAGCGGATAATGGCGTCGAAGTCAATTACATCATCCCCAAGGAAGGGGCTCAGATGTGGTTCGACCAGATGGCTATTCCGGCCGATGCGGCAAATGTGGAAGAAGCCCACACCTTCCTCAACTACATCATGCGCCCGGACGTGATCGCCAAAGCCTCAAACTATGTCTATTACGCCAATGGCAACAAGGCTTCCCAGGAGCTGCTTGAAGAAGATGTCATCGGCGATCCTGCGGTCTATCCCGATGAGGAAACCACAGCAAAGCTGTTTGTACATATGCCTTACCCGCCAAAAATCCAGCGTGTGGTTACCCGCGCATGGACCAAGGTGAAATCAGGACAGTAA
- a CDS encoding ABC transporter ATP-binding protein, with the protein MNGSPNSGSGCNFAPWSDPKEKPLIRFDAVTKKFGDFVAIDNLNLKIYEREFFALLGPSGCGKTTLMRMLAGFEQPTMGSIMMRQQHLTDIPPHRRPVNMMFQSYALFPHMSVEQNIAFGLKQEKRSKAEIKDRVEEMIALVQLQAFAKRKPHQLSGGQRQRVALARSLAKKPKLLLLDEPLGALDRKLREQTQFELMTIQEKLGTTFVIVTHDQEEAMTVASRIALMEQGKLVQVSTPREIYETPNSRYVADFLGDVNIIGGHILGPDDKEDDIVQLAWHEDYAPLRIRLPQPVNFPEKGTERWVAVRPEKVRITKDYPTDTHNILKGKVLDIAYTGNISTYHVETEDGQIIKSQEANLEHLHRRAITWDDEVFVHWRAGGCVLLER; encoded by the coding sequence ATGAATGGTTCCCCTAATTCCGGATCCGGCTGCAATTTTGCGCCCTGGAGTGATCCGAAAGAAAAACCGCTGATACGGTTTGACGCCGTCACCAAGAAATTCGGCGATTTTGTAGCTATCGACAATTTGAATTTGAAAATTTACGAGCGTGAATTTTTCGCTCTGCTTGGCCCCTCCGGCTGTGGCAAGACGACGCTGATGCGCATGCTTGCCGGTTTTGAACAACCGACCATGGGCTCCATCATGATGCGGCAGCAGCATCTGACAGACATCCCGCCTCACAGGCGCCCCGTTAACATGATGTTCCAGTCCTATGCGCTCTTCCCGCATATGAGTGTAGAGCAGAATATCGCCTTCGGTCTCAAGCAGGAGAAACGCTCAAAAGCCGAGATCAAAGACCGAGTCGAGGAAATGATCGCGCTGGTGCAGCTTCAGGCCTTTGCCAAGCGCAAGCCGCACCAGCTTTCTGGCGGTCAGAGGCAACGCGTGGCGCTGGCCCGCTCCCTCGCCAAGAAACCCAAGCTTCTACTGCTCGATGAACCGTTGGGGGCGCTTGACAGAAAGCTGCGTGAGCAGACCCAGTTCGAGTTGATGACCATTCAGGAGAAGCTCGGTACGACCTTTGTAATCGTCACCCATGATCAGGAAGAGGCAATGACGGTGGCGAGCCGCATTGCGCTGATGGAGCAGGGCAAGCTTGTGCAGGTTAGCACGCCACGGGAAATCTATGAAACGCCGAATAGTCGGTATGTGGCTGATTTTCTGGGCGATGTGAATATCATCGGCGGACACATTCTGGGGCCGGACGACAAGGAAGACGACATCGTTCAGCTCGCATGGCATGAAGACTATGCCCCCTTGCGCATTCGCCTGCCGCAGCCGGTCAACTTCCCTGAAAAGGGAACGGAAAGGTGGGTGGCCGTGCGTCCTGAAAAAGTGCGCATCACCAAGGACTACCCCACCGACACCCACAATATCCTCAAGGGTAAGGTGCTCGATATCGCCTATACCGGCAACATCTCCACCTATCATGTGGAGACAGAAGACGGCCAGATCATCAAGTCGCAGGAAGCCAATCTGGAGCATCTGCATCGCCGTGCCATCACATGGGACGATGAAGTCTTTGTGCATTGGCGCGCAGGCGGCTGCGTGTTGTTGGAGCGATGA
- a CDS encoding ABC transporter permease subunit: MSLPKNWGRCLLILVPYIWLLVLFLVPFIIVVKISLSDTAIAMPPYMPTFTWSEGWAGFWDMISGWDLENFTWLMEDDLYWKSYLSSLEIAVVSSLLALLIGYPIAYSMARAPSEWRPTLLMLIILPFWTSFLIRVYAWIGILKKEGLLNMALMHLGIIDDPLTILDTDIAVYIGIVYSYLPFMVLPLYSSLEKMDDSLLEAATDLGCSPFKAFWLITVPLSMPGILAGCFLVFIPAVGEFVIPDLLGGSNTLMIGKTLWVEFFSNRDWPVASAVAVILLILLVVPIVLFQRQQEKQQEKGA, from the coding sequence ATGAGCTTGCCAAAAAACTGGGGCCGCTGCCTGCTGATTCTGGTGCCTTATATCTGGCTGCTGGTTCTGTTTCTTGTGCCATTCATCATCGTCGTCAAGATATCCCTGTCTGACACTGCCATTGCAATGCCACCTTATATGCCGACCTTCACTTGGTCCGAGGGCTGGGCGGGATTCTGGGATATGATTTCAGGCTGGGATCTGGAGAATTTCACATGGCTGATGGAGGATGATCTCTATTGGAAGAGTTATCTCTCCAGCCTTGAAATTGCGGTGGTGTCCAGCCTGCTGGCCTTGCTGATCGGCTACCCGATTGCCTATTCCATGGCGCGGGCTCCCAGCGAATGGCGGCCCACACTGCTGATGCTGATCATCCTGCCCTTCTGGACGAGTTTCCTCATTCGCGTTTATGCCTGGATCGGCATCCTCAAGAAAGAGGGCCTACTCAACATGGCCCTGATGCATCTGGGCATCATTGATGATCCGCTGACGATCCTCGACACGGACATCGCGGTCTATATCGGCATTGTCTATTCCTATCTGCCCTTCATGGTGCTGCCGCTCTATTCATCACTGGAAAAGATGGACGATTCCCTGCTTGAGGCCGCAACCGATCTGGGCTGCTCGCCCTTCAAGGCTTTCTGGCTGATCACTGTGCCGCTCTCCATGCCCGGTATTCTGGCCGGTTGCTTCCTTGTCTTCATTCCGGCAGTGGGAGAGTTCGTCATCCCCGATCTTCTGGGGGGCTCCAACACGTTGATGATCGGCAAGACCCTGTGGGTGGAATTCTTCTCCAACCGCGATTGGCCGGTGGCCTCTGCCGTTGCCGTTATCCTGCTCATCCTGCTGGTGGTGCCCATCGTGCTGTTCCAGCGGCAGCAGGAAAAGCAACAGGAAAAGGGAGCGTAA
- a CDS encoding ABC transporter permease: MRRFSFFNASALTLGFAFLYLPIVLLIIFSFNESRLVTVWGGFSTKWYSAVFANKGFMDAAWVTVRVGLVSATLATILGTMAALVLVRAGRFPGKTLFSGMVYAPLVMPEVITGLSLLLLFVSLDFDRGFWTVILAHVTFSMCYSAVVISSRLVTFDMSLEEAAMDLGASRMATFFQITVPIILPSIVSAWLLSFTLSLDDLVIASFTSGPGATTLPMKIYSQVRLGVTPEINALSTILVVLVSTGVIAASLLTKRREVQRRREERAAVAGG; the protein is encoded by the coding sequence ATGAGACGGTTCAGCTTTTTCAATGCCTCCGCGCTCACTCTGGGCTTTGCCTTCCTTTACCTGCCCATCGTGCTTTTAATCATTTTTTCGTTCAATGAGAGCCGGTTGGTGACGGTCTGGGGCGGCTTTTCAACCAAATGGTACAGCGCCGTATTTGCCAACAAGGGCTTCATGGATGCGGCCTGGGTCACGGTGCGGGTTGGGCTTGTTTCGGCAACGCTCGCCACCATCCTTGGCACCATGGCGGCCCTGGTGCTGGTGCGGGCAGGGCGCTTCCCCGGCAAAACGCTTTTTTCAGGCATGGTCTATGCGCCGCTGGTGATGCCTGAAGTGATCACCGGTCTATCGCTGTTGCTGTTGTTCGTCTCGCTCGATTTCGATCGTGGCTTCTGGACGGTTATACTGGCTCATGTCACCTTCTCCATGTGTTACTCCGCCGTGGTGATATCCTCGCGGTTGGTCACATTCGACATGTCTCTGGAAGAAGCGGCCATGGATTTGGGCGCAAGCCGCATGGCGACTTTCTTCCAGATCACCGTGCCGATCATTTTGCCATCTATCGTGTCTGCATGGCTCTTGAGCTTCACATTGTCGCTGGATGATCTGGTGATCGCCTCCTTTACCTCCGGTCCGGGGGCGACGACCTTGCCCATGAAGATCTATTCTCAGGTGCGCCTTGGGGTGACCCCTGAAATCAACGCCCTTTCAACCATCCTCGTGGTGCTGGTTTCAACGGGTGTCATCGCCGCGTCGCTTCTGACCAAACGGCGCGAAGTGCAACGCCGTCGCGAGGAGAGGGCTGCAGTTGCCGGTGGCTAA
- a CDS encoding glutamine synthetase family protein: protein MLKTEKTNQQTISFKAEAEAFLKAHPDLVKVEMLLPRFCGSLMGKWLPANMLTKLADGAVRLPRSTAALDIWGDDVPAVGIALEKGDPDGVCMPVPGTLCMVPWASEPTAQVLVTMKDLVTGEDCGYDTRGTLARMQQRFSQKGLTPVVATELEFYLIDGETTATGHPQGPMVPGLGERLTGSQVYNMDIIAAFEPVLAEIYQACQIQNIPAETTISEFGPGQFEMNLLHVPSALEAADHCMLFKRVVRNVARKHGLDATFMAKPYAHSAGNGFHIHMSVQDEEGTNIFGGDSDVEANLPLRHAIGGLLKHMRECQILYAPHANSYRRFQPESYAPTTPCWGYDHRAVAIRVPTAKGAAARLEHRVAGADANPYLVIASLLAGALTGFDEAIDPGEPVETLEDVAANKPLTPIWQEAIASFGTSEWAEALFGQDFHVCYTHSREAEERIVSAAITDFECRTYLRMV from the coding sequence ATGCTGAAGACCGAAAAGACAAACCAGCAAACCATCAGCTTCAAGGCAGAGGCCGAGGCCTTCCTCAAGGCCCACCCGGATCTGGTCAAGGTGGAAATGTTGTTGCCCCGCTTCTGCGGCTCCTTGATGGGCAAATGGTTGCCTGCAAACATGCTGACAAAGCTTGCCGATGGCGCCGTGCGCCTGCCCCGTTCCACTGCCGCGCTCGATATCTGGGGCGATGATGTGCCTGCAGTCGGCATTGCGCTGGAGAAGGGAGACCCGGATGGGGTTTGCATGCCGGTGCCTGGCACTCTGTGCATGGTGCCATGGGCCAGCGAGCCCACCGCGCAGGTGCTGGTGACCATGAAGGATCTGGTGACGGGGGAAGACTGCGGCTATGACACCCGTGGCACTCTCGCCCGAATGCAGCAGCGTTTTTCTCAAAAAGGGCTGACACCGGTCGTTGCCACAGAGCTGGAATTCTATCTCATTGATGGCGAAACAACCGCCACCGGTCATCCGCAAGGACCCATGGTGCCCGGTCTTGGCGAACGCCTGACGGGCAGTCAGGTCTATAATATGGACATCATCGCCGCCTTCGAGCCGGTTCTGGCCGAAATCTATCAGGCCTGCCAGATCCAGAATATTCCCGCCGAGACGACCATTTCCGAATTCGGTCCCGGCCAGTTCGAGATGAACCTGTTGCATGTGCCAAGCGCTCTGGAAGCGGCGGACCACTGCATGCTGTTCAAGCGGGTCGTGCGCAATGTGGCGCGCAAGCATGGCTTGGATGCCACCTTCATGGCCAAACCCTATGCCCATTCGGCGGGGAATGGCTTCCATATCCACATGTCTGTGCAGGATGAAGAGGGCACCAACATTTTTGGCGGCGACAGTGACGTTGAGGCCAATCTGCCCTTGCGCCATGCTATCGGTGGCTTGCTCAAACATATGCGCGAATGCCAGATCCTTTATGCGCCTCATGCCAACAGCTATCGTCGCTTTCAACCCGAAAGCTATGCGCCGACGACTCCATGCTGGGGCTATGACCATCGAGCCGTGGCCATCCGCGTGCCCACCGCCAAGGGCGCAGCGGCTCGCCTTGAACATCGGGTTGCGGGGGCGGATGCCAATCCCTATCTGGTGATTGCATCCCTTCTGGCAGGCGCGCTGACCGGATTTGACGAAGCCATCGATCCAGGTGAGCCGGTTGAAACGCTGGAGGATGTGGCAGCCAACAAGCCACTGACGCCCATCTGGCAGGAAGCCATCGCCAGTTTTGGAACTTCTGAGTGGGCCGAGGCGTTGTTCGGGCAGGATTTCCATGTCTGCTACACGCACTCGCGCGAAGCAGAGGAACGGATCGTATCGGCAGCCATCACCGATTTTGAATGCCGGACTTATCTCAGAATGGTTTGA
- the hisD gene encoding histidinol dehydrogenase, giving the protein MAIRLDATDSNFDAAFADLLAMKREVSDDVDAIVCDIIDEVRARGDDALYDYTAKFDRFDARSKGLRISEAEIEAAVAKVDPEVMKALEMAAERIRSHHARQLPKDDFYEDALGVKLGSRWNAIEAVGLYVPGGLAAYPSSVLMNAVPAKVAGVERLVMVVPTPDDVLNPLVLAAAKLAGVDEIYRIGGAQAVAALAYGTQSIAPVYKIVGPGNAFVAAAKRRVFGLVGIDMIAGPSEVLILADQNNDPDWLAVDLMAQAEHDKVAQAMLITDDASMADAVEEAVKRLLTTLPKAEIAGASWADYGAVITVPDWETGMALANRIAPEHLELAMDNAPDYLDKVRNAGAVFVGHYTPEAVGDYVGGSNHVLPTARSARFSSGLSTLDFVKRTSVLECNVENLRQIGPAAVTLARQEGLEAHARSVAKRLNME; this is encoded by the coding sequence ATGGCCATTCGTCTTGACGCAACCGATAGCAATTTCGATGCCGCATTTGCTGATTTGCTGGCAATGAAACGGGAAGTCTCCGATGATGTCGATGCCATCGTCTGTGATATTATCGATGAGGTCCGGGCGAGAGGCGATGACGCCCTTTACGATTATACCGCCAAGTTCGACCGTTTTGACGCGCGCTCAAAAGGCCTGCGCATCAGCGAGGCCGAAATAGAAGCTGCCGTCGCCAAGGTTGATCCTGAGGTGATGAAGGCGCTGGAAATGGCCGCAGAGCGCATCCGCTCTCACCATGCACGCCAATTGCCGAAAGACGATTTCTATGAAGACGCGCTCGGGGTTAAGCTCGGCTCGCGCTGGAACGCCATTGAGGCGGTCGGGCTCTATGTGCCCGGCGGGCTGGCGGCTTACCCCTCTTCGGTTCTGATGAATGCGGTGCCTGCCAAGGTGGCCGGTGTGGAACGCCTTGTGATGGTGGTGCCAACCCCTGATGATGTGCTCAACCCGCTGGTGCTGGCCGCAGCCAAGCTGGCTGGTGTGGACGAGATCTACCGTATCGGTGGCGCACAAGCCGTGGCAGCGCTGGCCTATGGCACGCAAAGCATTGCGCCGGTCTACAAGATCGTTGGTCCCGGCAATGCCTTTGTGGCAGCTGCCAAGCGCCGCGTCTTCGGGCTCGTGGGGATCGACATGATCGCCGGGCCATCCGAAGTGCTCATTCTGGCCGACCAGAATAATGACCCTGATTGGCTGGCTGTCGATCTGATGGCGCAGGCCGAGCATGACAAGGTGGCGCAAGCCATGTTGATCACCGACGATGCCTCCATGGCCGACGCCGTCGAGGAAGCCGTCAAGCGGCTGCTGACCACGTTGCCAAAGGCGGAGATCGCCGGAGCGAGTTGGGCCGATTATGGCGCCGTGATCACTGTGCCCGATTGGGAAACCGGCATGGCGCTGGCCAACCGCATTGCCCCCGAGCATCTGGAGCTGGCGATGGATAACGCCCCCGATTATCTGGACAAGGTACGCAATGCGGGCGCAGTGTTTGTTGGCCATTACACTCCGGAAGCGGTGGGCGATTATGTCGGCGGCTCCAACCATGTCTTGCCAACGGCGCGCTCGGCTCGGTTCTCATCCGGTCTTTCCACGCTTGATTTCGTCAAGCGCACATCCGTGCTTGAATGCAACGTGGAGAATCTGCGCCAGATCGGCCCTGCGGCCGTGACCCTTGCCCGTCAGGAAGGGCTGGAAGCGCATGCCCGCTCTGTTGCTAAACGACTGAACATGGAATAA
- a CDS encoding UPF0262 family protein: MNAQDTGQGPFSLCMIVLDPTSIQPATPDIEHERSVAIYDLVEENNFHPVGHDEGGPYRLDLSMIERKLVMDIKLENGDQIATHILSLTPFRRIIKDYFLICDSYYEAIKTATPSKIEAIDMGRRGLHNEGSQILQARLDGKIETDFATARRLFTLICALHWRG; encoded by the coding sequence ATGAATGCTCAGGATACCGGTCAGGGACCGTTTTCCCTTTGCATGATTGTGCTGGACCCGACATCCATTCAACCGGCCACTCCCGATATCGAGCATGAGCGCTCGGTAGCGATTTACGATCTTGTCGAGGAAAATAATTTCCACCCCGTCGGTCATGACGAGGGCGGGCCCTACAGGCTCGATCTTTCCATGATCGAGCGGAAACTGGTGATGGACATCAAGCTTGAGAATGGCGACCAGATCGCCACGCATATTCTCTCCTTGACCCCATTTCGCCGCATCATCAAGGATTATTTCCTGATCTGCGATAGCTATTATGAAGCCATAAAAACCGCCACGCCGAGTAAGATCGAAGCCATAGATATGGGACGTCGTGGATTGCACAATGAGGGATCCCAGATCCTGCAGGCCCGTCTCGATGGGAAGATCGAAACGGACTTTGCCACCGCGCGGCGCCTATTTACGCTGATCTGCGCATTGCATTGGCGGGGGTAG